The DNA window ATCGCCTGGCAACCGGCCTCCCCGGGATCGTCGGAAGAAGTGGGTGAGCGCACCTATGTCCTCGAGGCCGATGAGGGCGGGGCGGCGAGGATACGGTTCGGCGAGGGTGAGCGGGGTGCTCGCCCTCCCGCCGGCAGCGAGGTGACGGTGACGTACCGGTCCCCTGACAGAGCCGCCCTGACCGTGACCGTTCCCTGGCCCCCAGCATCCAGATCCGTGGTGCTTGGGCTGGATGAGAGCGAGTTGACGTTCGGGGGCGCCGGCAACGCCTCGAGGACAATCTCGGGCGTCCCGACCTCGATCACCGCATTCGTCGGTCGCGCAGCCTTCGGGAGGTTCAACGACCCGGTACCCGTCCGGACCTTTGCGGAGTATGAGCGAGAGTTCGGCGGCTTATCGCTGGAGAGCACCCTCAGCTATGCGGTGCACCAGTATTTCCTCAACGGTGGCAGTGAGGCGCTCATTGTCCGGGTGAGCGACGCGCCGGATGGTACCGCCAGTACCGATAGCGAGATCGCGGGCAGCGGCCTGGAGGCAGCCCAGGAAGGTCTTTGGGCGCTGGAAAAGGCCGACCTGTTCAATATCCTGTGCATCCCCCCGCTGAGCCGGACGAAGGACCTCGACCCCATCGCAACCTTGAAGCCCGCGCTGGCCTACTGCCGAGCCCGGCGGGCCATGCTGATCGTGGACCCACCGTCCACGTGGAACACCCCGGCGGAGGTCCTGGACCCGAACACCGGACTGGACAGTCTGGGCCTCACAGGAGAAGACGCCTCCAACGCCGCGCTCTACTTCCCGCGGGTACGGCTGCCGGATCCGCTGAACGGCAATCAGCCGACCGCGTTCCCGCCATGCGGGATGGTAGCCGCCATCTACGCCAGGACAGATGCCCAGCATGGTGTCTGGACCACTCCGGCCGGCAGCGACGCCATACTGCTGGGAAGCGCTGAGCCGGTGTATCCGCTGAGTAATGCCGAAAACGGGATGCTCAACCCGCGGGCGGTGAACGGAATTCGTATGTTTCCACCCGAGACCGTTGTCATCTGGGGCGGGCGGACCTTGGCTGGAGCAGATACCCAGGCCTCGGACTGGAAGTACGTCGCGGTACGACGTCTCGCGCTCTACATCGAGGAGAGTCTCCTTCGCGGCACGCGGTGGGCCAGCTTCGAGCCGAACGACGAACCTCTGTGGGCTCAGGTGCGCATGACGGTAGGTGACTTCATGCATGGTCTGTTCAGCCGGGGCGCTTTCCAGGGCGCCGTTTCACGGGAGGCATACTTCGTCCGATGTGACCGCGAGACGATGACGCAGGACGACATCGAGACGGGCCGGTTGATCATCCTGGTCGGCTTTGCGCCGCTCAAGCCAGCCGAATTCGTGATCATCCGGATCCAGCAGGAGCATGCGGATCAATAGACGTGAGGACAGGCACTCACCGAAGCCTGCGGGTGGCAGGAGCCTAGCTAAGCACGGAGTAAGGAGTTATAGAAGAGCAGATCGGCTCACCGAGGCCGACCGATCGCGCCAACCTCTGGCCTCGACAGAGGGGGTCCCCGTGTATCCGCTGCACCTGGCCGCGCTCATCCTGGTCGCCGCTCCGCCCGGACCATCGCCGGGCGACTCCGTCCCACTGTACACCAACCTCGGCAACCATCACCACGCAATCACCACCAGAGCCCCCGCGGCCCAGCAGTACTTCGATCAGGGGCTGCGCCTGGTGTTCGGCTTCAACCATGCGGAAGCGATCCGCGCGTTCAATGAGGCCGCCCGGCTCGACCCCGCCTGTGCGATGTGCTACTGGGGAATCGCCCTGGCCTATGGCCCTCACGTCAATGCGCCAACCGATTCCGCCAGCAGTGCGGCCGCCTACGCTGCCGTGCAAAAGGCGTTGGCCCAGCTCTCCCATGCGAGCCCACGGGAAAAGGCCTACGTACGCGCGGTGGCCGCGCGGTACGCGCCGGTGCCGCCGGCCAATCGCGCCGGGCTGGATTCGGCGTACGCGCGGGCCATGGGCAAGCTGGTCGCGAAGTATGGCGACGACCTCGACGCGGCGACGCTCTACGCCGAATCGATGATGGACCTGCGGCCCTGGAACTACTGGAAGCAGCCCTCGGGGGAGCCCTACCCCGGCACCCTGGAGATCGTTGCCCAGCTCGAGCGGGTGCTGAAAAAGAATCCGCTGCACCCGGGGGCGTGCCACTATTACATCCACGCGGTCGAAGCCGTGCAGCCGCAGAAGGCCTTGGCCTGCGCCGAGCGGCTGGCGAAACTGATGCCCGGCGATGGACACATGGTGCACATGCCCGCGCACATCTACATCCGGTTGGGGCGCTACGCCGACGCGATCGAGAGCAACGTGCACGCGGTTCATACCGACGTGATGTACATCGAG is part of the Gemmatimonadales bacterium genome and encodes:
- a CDS encoding phage tail sheath C-terminal domain-containing protein, which translates into the protein QATGVAALDAQRKLGQIVRHVLSSDSSVVTVDGIAWQPASPGSSEEVGERTYVLEADEGGAARIRFGEGERGARPPAGSEVTVTYRSPDRAALTVTVPWPPASRSVVLGLDESELTFGGAGNASRTISGVPTSITAFVGRAAFGRFNDPVPVRTFAEYEREFGGLSLESTLSYAVHQYFLNGGSEALIVRVSDAPDGTASTDSEIAGSGLEAAQEGLWALEKADLFNILCIPPLSRTKDLDPIATLKPALAYCRARRAMLIVDPPSTWNTPAEVLDPNTGLDSLGLTGEDASNAALYFPRVRLPDPLNGNQPTAFPPCGMVAAIYARTDAQHGVWTTPAGSDAILLGSAEPVYPLSNAENGMLNPRAVNGIRMFPPETVVIWGGRTLAGADTQASDWKYVAVRRLALYIEESLLRGTRWASFEPNDEPLWAQVRMTVGDFMHGLFSRGAFQGAVSREAYFVRCDRETMTQDDIETGRLIILVGFAPLKPAEFVIIRIQQEHADQ